The Phycisphaerales bacterium genome has a segment encoding these proteins:
- a CDS encoding immunoglobulin domain-containing protein: protein MPLPAPTTATARATAHVLAAGLALSLSAAAALATPVEIRSATTVGPLDTTIESSDGTIVPLVEAEIMVIGTTLTINGRHDIVSLAIDSTAVVTHDAGFIFDYSGGTGTDVIYGFDLATSGDVVIEFGGRIIVDGRGFAGDEGPGAGALDPDWAGGGAYGGEGGRSARNAPGGLPYGSVFEPVLFGSGGGTSLAGPLGRPGGGSIRLTVGGTLLHNGIIEADGNSISAGEGAGAGGSIWIDATNIAGTLGIIRANGGNGNVSVSGAGSGGRVAVYSDGLIPPVLIDQLNAFGGDGWADGIFNGDGAAGTVYVSQAGNATLIIDNNGRNGRITPLNDVDAFATPFDGNVIVRGQGKIGPAEMEVLDLHILGNLTVERDGFITADGRGFGADEGPGAGVLGAPWGGGAGHGGEGGRSARSASSGGTSYGSVFEPIDFGSGGGTSVGEASGRPGGGAIKLVVDGTLRVDGVIEADGLSQGSAGEGGGAGGSIWIDAASFTGATGTIRANGGNGNISVSGAGSGGRIAVYSGTALPRFFSDRINAYGGDGWGEGILLGDAAAGTVLLSEAGQATLIIDNGGRNGRMTTMSDTDVFAEPFDGDVIVRNRGYLGPKPMEPLEMDVLGDVTIAEFSYITATGRGFGANQGPGGGEQSLSWGGGGAHGGQGGNGAGGLGGEAYGSILEPTTRGSGGGTFIGGGQGEPGGGAIRLFVGGTLFFEGFIDANGLSQDTDREGGGAGGSVWIRAPRIAGTTGTIRANGGNGNVNGSGAGSGGRIAVYVDSPLPPLFDERFFARGGGGWGSGILQGDGAAGTVLIEEDGDGRLIINNGVDGRITTIGSNNPEVDGDGRFALDVPVDVTGFARLGPQQGEFVHFDFGGDVTIAGSAEFTASGMGFPTDQGPGAGTAGRTWGGGGGHGGAGGNGRSDDPEAIGGGSYGIDTFPTTLGSGGGRDPDSDIDAGAGGGAFRLSVGGTLMLDGPVLADGISGRGEQAGGGSGGSIWIDANAITGTNGVFARGGTGPSAGGGGGGGYIAIYSCLVSPSVTASAAGGGSGSGERGEDGRTLFGSTSVDITTQPPAEQTLAPGSALNLSVNAIGSGSLSYQWRFDGEPLVDDGRISGSTTSSLRITSLTEDDAGRYDVLVSDACGPFPSQSSVLIVDDTCRADFDGDGELTLFDFLAFSNAFDAGDPRADFDGDGSLTLFDFLTFSNEFDAGCP from the coding sequence ATGCCCCTGCCCGCCCCCACCACTGCCACCGCCCGGGCCACCGCCCACGTCCTGGCCGCCGGCCTGGCGCTCTCGCTGAGCGCCGCGGCCGCGCTGGCCACGCCCGTGGAGATCCGTTCAGCGACGACCGTCGGCCCGCTGGACACCACGATCGAGTCGTCCGACGGGACGATCGTGCCGCTGGTGGAGGCCGAGATCATGGTCATCGGCACCACGCTGACGATCAACGGCCGGCACGACATCGTGTCGCTCGCGATCGACTCGACGGCCGTCGTGACCCACGACGCCGGCTTCATCTTTGACTACTCGGGTGGTACCGGCACCGACGTGATCTACGGCTTTGATCTTGCGACCAGCGGGGACGTCGTGATCGAATTTGGCGGACGGATCATTGTCGATGGGCGGGGATTCGCTGGCGACGAGGGTCCCGGAGCCGGCGCCTTGGATCCGGACTGGGCCGGTGGCGGAGCCTACGGGGGTGAAGGTGGACGGAGTGCTAGGAACGCTCCCGGTGGTCTGCCCTACGGCTCGGTGTTCGAGCCCGTTCTCTTCGGTTCGGGGGGCGGCACATCCCTTGCCGGCCCGCTCGGACGGCCGGGCGGCGGGTCGATCCGCCTGACGGTCGGCGGCACGCTGCTCCATAACGGCATCATCGAGGCCGATGGCAACTCGATTTCCGCCGGGGAGGGTGCCGGGGCCGGGGGCAGCATCTGGATTGACGCAACCAACATCGCGGGCACGTTGGGAATCATCCGCGCCAATGGTGGCAACGGTAACGTTTCGGTCAGCGGCGCTGGCTCCGGCGGCCGTGTGGCGGTCTACAGCGACGGCCTCATCCCGCCGGTGCTCATCGACCAACTCAACGCCTTCGGCGGCGACGGTTGGGCTGACGGCATCTTCAATGGCGACGGCGCCGCCGGCACGGTTTACGTCAGCCAGGCAGGCAACGCGACGCTCATCATCGACAACAACGGCCGCAACGGGCGCATCACGCCGCTCAACGACGTCGACGCGTTCGCGACGCCCTTCGATGGCAACGTCATCGTGCGCGGCCAGGGCAAGATCGGCCCCGCCGAGATGGAGGTGCTGGACCTGCACATTCTGGGCAACCTGACGGTCGAACGTGACGGCTTCATCACCGCCGATGGCCGCGGCTTTGGCGCCGACGAGGGACCCGGTGCGGGCGTGCTGGGCGCCCCGTGGGGTGGCGGCGCCGGGCACGGCGGCGAGGGCGGCCGCAGCGCCCGCAGCGCCTCGTCGGGCGGGACGTCGTACGGCTCGGTATTCGAGCCGATCGACTTCGGCTCTGGCGGTGGCACCAGCGTGGGCGAGGCGAGCGGCCGGCCCGGTGGCGGGGCCATCAAGCTCGTCGTCGATGGCACGCTGCGCGTGGACGGTGTGATCGAGGCCGATGGTCTCAGCCAGGGTTCGGCCGGGGAGGGCGGCGGCGCTGGCGGAAGCATCTGGATCGACGCGGCCAGCTTCACCGGCGCGACGGGCACGATCAGGGCCAACGGCGGCAACGGCAACATCTCCGTGAGCGGTGCGGGCTCGGGCGGGCGCATCGCGGTGTACAGCGGGACGGCGCTCCCCCGATTCTTCAGCGATCGCATCAACGCGTACGGCGGCGACGGCTGGGGCGAGGGCATCCTGCTGGGCGATGCCGCCGCCGGCACCGTCCTCCTGAGCGAGGCCGGCCAGGCCACGCTGATCATCGACAACGGTGGCCGCAACGGCCGGATGACGACCATGTCGGACACCGACGTCTTTGCCGAGCCGTTCGACGGAGACGTGATCGTGCGCAACCGCGGCTACCTCGGGCCCAAGCCGATGGAGCCGCTGGAGATGGACGTGCTCGGCGACGTCACGATCGCTGAGTTCAGCTACATCACAGCGACCGGCCGCGGCTTTGGCGCCAACCAAGGGCCGGGCGGTGGTGAGCAGTCGCTCTCGTGGGGCGGCGGAGGGGCCCATGGCGGCCAGGGCGGCAACGGCGCCGGCGGCCTGGGCGGCGAGGCCTACGGATCGATCCTGGAGCCAACGACGCGCGGCTCGGGCGGCGGTACCTTCATCGGTGGCGGCCAGGGCGAGCCCGGCGGCGGCGCCATCCGGCTCTTCGTCGGGGGCACGCTCTTCTTCGAGGGCTTCATCGACGCCAATGGCCTCAGCCAGGACACGGATCGCGAGGGCGGCGGGGCGGGCGGCAGCGTCTGGATCCGCGCCCCTCGCATCGCCGGCACGACCGGCACGATCCGGGCCAACGGCGGCAATGGCAACGTCAATGGCAGCGGCGCCGGCTCGGGCGGGCGCATCGCGGTCTACGTCGACAGCCCCTTGCCCCCGCTCTTCGATGAGCGGTTCTTCGCACGCGGCGGCGGTGGCTGGGGCAGCGGCATCCTGCAAGGCGATGGCGCGGCCGGCACGGTGCTCATCGAAGAGGATGGCGATGGGCGGCTGATCATCAACAATGGCGTCGATGGACGCATCACGACCATCGGCTCGAACAACCCCGAAGTCGACGGCGACGGTCGCTTCGCGCTGGACGTCCCCGTCGATGTGACGGGCTTTGCCAGGCTCGGGCCCCAGCAGGGCGAGTTCGTGCACTTCGACTTTGGCGGAGACGTCACCATCGCTGGAAGTGCCGAGTTCACCGCTTCTGGCATGGGCTTCCCGACCGACCAGGGTCCGGGCGCCGGCACGGCGGGCCGCACCTGGGGCGGCGGCGGCGGCCACGGCGGGGCCGGCGGGAATGGCCGTAGCGACGACCCTGAAGCGATCGGCGGGGGCAGCTACGGCATCGATACCTTCCCGACCACGCTGGGCTCGGGCGGTGGCCGCGATCCGGACTCGGACATCGATGCCGGCGCCGGCGGCGGCGCCTTCCGCCTGAGCGTTGGGGGGACGCTCATGCTCGATGGCCCCGTGCTGGCCGACGGCATCAGTGGACGTGGCGAGCAAGCCGGCGGTGGATCCGGCGGCAGCATCTGGATCGATGCGAACGCGATCACCGGCACCAACGGCGTCTTCGCGCGGGGCGGGACCGGTCCGAGCGCTGGTGGAGGCGGAGGCGGTGGGTACATCGCGATCTATAGCTGCCTGGTCTCCCCCTCCGTCACCGCGTCCGCGGCCGGCGGCGGCTCTGGCAGCGGCGAGCGCGGCGAGGACGGACGAACGCTCTTCGGCTCGACAAGCGTCGACATCACGACCCAGCCGCCCGCCGAGCAGACCCTGGCGCCTGGCAGCGCGCTCAATTTGTCGGTCAACGCGATCGGCAGCGGCTCGCTGTCGTACCAGTGGCGGTTCGATGGCGAGCCTCTGGTCGACGATGGGCGCATCAGCGGCAGCACGACCTCCAGTTTACGCATCACATCGCTGACCGAAGACGACGCAGGGCGGTACGACGTGCTTGTCTCCGATGCCTGCGGGCCATTTCCCAGTCAAAGCAGCGTCCTGATTGTGGACGATACCTGCCGCGCCGACTTCGACGGCGATGGCGAACTCACGCTGTTCGACTTCCTGGCCTTCAGCAACGCCTTCGACGCCGGCGATCCGCGTGCAGACTTCGACGGCGACGGCTCGCTCACGCTGTTCGACTTCCTGACGTTCAGCAACGAGTTCGATGCGGGCTGCCCCTGA